In one window of Massilibacterium senegalense DNA:
- a CDS encoding ParA family protein — protein MTKILAIANQKGGVGKTTTSVNLSACLAYLGKKVLLVDTDPQGNATSGVGIEKGEVEACIYNVLVEDAELEKVILHTAMDGLDVVPATIQLAGAEIELVPTISREVRLKRAIEKVETNYDYIIIDCPPSLGLLTINALTAADAVIIPVQCEYYALEGLSQLLNTIRLVQKHLNDNLSIEGVLLTMLDARTNLGIQVIDEVKKYFQDKVYQTIIPRNVRLSEAPSHGEPIVLYDARSRGAQVYLEFAKEVMGVGEEVR, from the coding sequence GTGACAAAAATTTTAGCAATTGCCAATCAAAAAGGTGGCGTAGGAAAAACGACAACGTCGGTAAACTTGAGTGCTTGTTTAGCGTATTTAGGAAAAAAAGTGCTTCTTGTCGATACGGATCCACAAGGGAATGCAACGAGTGGAGTAGGAATCGAAAAAGGAGAAGTAGAAGCATGTATTTATAACGTATTAGTCGAAGATGCAGAACTAGAAAAAGTAATTTTACATACAGCAATGGATGGATTAGATGTAGTGCCAGCAACGATTCAACTAGCAGGAGCAGAAATTGAGCTCGTACCGACGATTTCAAGGGAAGTACGATTAAAACGCGCAATCGAAAAAGTAGAAACAAACTATGATTATATTATTATTGATTGCCCCCCTTCTCTTGGACTATTAACAATTAATGCGTTAACAGCTGCTGATGCAGTGATTATTCCGGTTCAATGTGAATATTATGCATTGGAAGGATTAAGTCAATTACTCAACACCATTCGCCTTGTGCAAAAACATTTAAATGATAATCTTTCAATCGAAGGCGTATTGTTAACAATGCTTGATGCGCGGACAAATTTAGGTATTCAAGTAATTGATGAAGTGAAAAAATATTTCCAAGACAAAGTGTATCAAACGATTATTCCTCGAAATGTTCGCTTAAGTGAAGCCCCTAGTCACGGGGAACCAATTGTTCTGTACGATGCACGCTCTCGCGGAGCGCAAGTGTATTTAGAATTTGCAAAGGAAGTGATGGGTGTTGGTGAAGAGGTTAGGTAG
- the noc gene encoding nucleoid occlusion protein, whose translation MMNPLSRFFNFMDKKDDAEEKEIQEEQVEHVPHENEVDELQQDGSNDSRQDEVQEIPVGHIVPNRFQPRTIFIEDKIDELAQTIEEHGIIQPIVVRKVADQFEIIAGERRFRAVSKLGWETIPAIVKDMDDNQTASVALIENLQREELTAIEEAAAYAKLIELQNLTQEALAKRLGKTQSTVANKLRLLRLPEEIQQSLMKREVSERHARALLVLKDEALQLQVWQEILQKGYNVKQTEERIKQIQAPPKKEKKPMRKSVSRDVRLARNTIRESIQMVSQAGMNIQSEEEDHDDYYEIKIIIQKKK comes from the coding sequence ATTATGAATCCATTGTCGCGTTTTTTTAATTTTATGGATAAAAAAGATGACGCAGAGGAGAAAGAGATCCAGGAAGAGCAAGTCGAACATGTTCCACATGAAAACGAAGTAGACGAGCTTCAACAAGATGGATCAAATGATAGTCGTCAAGACGAGGTGCAAGAAATTCCTGTTGGTCACATTGTGCCCAATCGTTTTCAGCCACGTACTATTTTTATAGAAGACAAAATTGATGAGTTGGCGCAAACCATTGAAGAACATGGTATTATTCAACCTATTGTTGTTCGAAAAGTGGCAGATCAGTTTGAAATCATTGCAGGGGAACGACGTTTTCGTGCGGTTTCTAAATTAGGATGGGAAACGATTCCTGCAATTGTAAAAGACATGGATGATAATCAAACGGCATCTGTTGCATTAATCGAAAACTTGCAGCGGGAAGAATTAACTGCTATTGAAGAAGCGGCAGCATATGCGAAATTAATAGAGTTGCAAAATCTAACACAAGAAGCGCTGGCAAAACGATTAGGAAAAACACAATCAACCGTCGCAAATAAACTACGGTTGTTAAGGTTGCCAGAGGAAATTCAGCAATCTTTAATGAAACGAGAAGTATCAGAACGGCACGCCCGAGCGTTGCTTGTCTTAAAGGATGAAGCGTTACAACTTCAAGTGTGGCAAGAAATTTTACAAAAAGGATATAACGTGAAGCAAACGGAAGAACGGATTAAACAAATACAAGCACCACCGAAAAAAGAGAAAAAACCGATGCGTAAATCGGTTAGCCGTGACGTCCGTTTAGCACGCAATACAATTCGTGAATCAATTCAAATGGTCTCTCAAGCAGGAATGAACATCCAATCAGAAGAAGAAGATCATGATGATTATTACGAAATAAAAATTATTATTCAAAAGAAAAAATAG
- the rsmG gene encoding 16S rRNA (guanine(527)-N(7))-methyltransferase RsmG, with the protein MNKETFQQMLAEKGIDLSSQQLQQFDRYFHLLVEWNERMNLTAITEEEEVYLKHFYDSVTAAFYIDFTKPLTVCDVGAGAGFPSLPLKICFPNMHVTIVDSLQKRITFLQHVVDELQLENVSLYHDRAETFAKRKDKRESFDLVTARAVARMSVLSEFCLPLVKINGCFVAMKGAQLESELEEGKKAIAMLGGELIANHSFTLPFEESERNITVIQKVKPTPKKYPRKPGTPNKQPLGT; encoded by the coding sequence ATGAACAAAGAAACTTTTCAACAAATGTTAGCGGAGAAAGGCATCGACCTTTCTTCGCAACAATTACAACAATTTGACCGTTACTTTCATTTATTAGTAGAATGGAATGAAAGAATGAATTTAACAGCGATTACAGAAGAAGAGGAAGTGTACTTAAAACATTTCTATGATTCTGTTACCGCTGCTTTTTATATCGATTTCACGAAACCATTGACGGTGTGTGATGTCGGTGCAGGGGCTGGTTTTCCAAGCTTGCCGTTAAAAATTTGTTTTCCAAACATGCATGTGACAATCGTAGATTCTTTGCAAAAGCGAATTACGTTTTTACAACATGTAGTCGATGAATTACAATTAGAAAACGTATCATTATACCATGACCGAGCAGAAACATTTGCAAAACGAAAGGACAAGCGGGAATCATTTGATCTGGTGACAGCAAGAGCTGTTGCGAGAATGTCCGTATTAAGTGAGTTTTGTTTGCCGCTTGTAAAAATAAATGGGTGTTTTGTGGCGATGAAAGGTGCACAATTAGAATCAGAGTTAGAAGAAGGAAAAAAGGCAATCGCTATGCTTGGCGGTGAGCTCATAGCAAATCATTCTTTTACTTTACCATTCGAAGAGAGTGAACGAAATATTACCGTTATTCAAAAAGTAAAGCCTACGCCGAAAAAATATCCGCGAAAGCCAGGAACGCCAAATAAACAACCGTTAGGTACATAA